In one window of Rhizobium oryzihabitans DNA:
- a CDS encoding ATP-binding protein produces the protein MSNDEFHKASRMDENERRSGQQPANRMLGRVIACDGAHATIAAETEIGSTDVAQLWSVGRLISIEMGTSRVAALVYAMRTGEDSWSSDRPNRLLIDVELVGEVYRTEDGSERFSSGISRYPYLGAVAHRIRTGDLAKIYDGGKRDSCVIGKLTQDDTIGAAINIPQMLAKHFAVVGSTGVGKTTAVTLLLNKAIETDPKLRVLILDPHNEFAAAFPDHSVVIDTDTLDLPFWLMRLEEFAEVIFRGRKPVPEEMDVLREIIPEAKKAFRGTDGSAVRRTTDKSAITPDTPVPYRMADLLALVDERIGRLEGRGEKPVLRSLKGRILSAINDTRYNFMFSSNTISDNILETVAHIFRIPGEGRPISVFQLSGIPSEVVNSVVSVLCRMSFELAVLARGSLHMLVVCEEAHRYVPADPERGFFPTRQSIAQIAKEGRKYGISLGVISQRPSELDQTILSQCSTVFAMRLSNEIDQKIILSAVPNASTSTTSFLSSIGNGEAIAFGEAVGVPMRMRFDRVPTAKLPKASGAVSHTPHETPDTVDLNSIVTRMRATAKPVITGFQQSVEAAFSDPLEPIAGLKETDDMDRWKRELGTAATEGYEPYRPDMLPGRAPSAPQNPPTEADTASDAVNDLRRAGFQMQTQNGPPPGDTRPSLRESLLKKPLGSLYRKD, from the coding sequence GTGAGTAACGACGAGTTTCATAAGGCGTCCCGTATGGACGAGAACGAACGGCGGTCCGGCCAGCAGCCGGCTAACCGCATGCTGGGCCGCGTCATCGCCTGTGATGGCGCCCATGCGACCATTGCCGCCGAAACCGAGATCGGCTCAACCGATGTCGCCCAGCTCTGGTCCGTCGGCCGCCTGATTTCCATCGAAATGGGAACGAGCCGTGTTGCGGCGCTGGTATATGCCATGCGCACCGGCGAAGATTCTTGGTCATCGGACAGGCCGAACAGGCTGTTGATCGACGTGGAACTCGTGGGCGAAGTCTATCGCACCGAGGACGGCAGCGAACGCTTTTCCTCCGGCATTTCCCGTTACCCCTATCTAGGTGCGGTGGCGCATCGCATCCGCACGGGCGACCTTGCCAAGATCTATGATGGCGGCAAGCGTGACAGCTGCGTCATCGGCAAGCTGACGCAGGACGACACGATCGGCGCGGCCATCAACATCCCGCAAATGCTGGCCAAACATTTCGCCGTCGTCGGATCAACGGGTGTGGGAAAGACCACGGCGGTTACCCTGCTGTTGAACAAGGCGATCGAGACGGACCCCAAGCTGCGCGTCCTCATTCTCGATCCGCACAATGAATTTGCAGCCGCTTTTCCCGACCATTCGGTTGTTATCGACACCGATACGCTCGACCTTCCCTTCTGGCTGATGCGGCTCGAGGAATTCGCGGAAGTGATCTTCCGCGGCCGCAAGCCAGTGCCGGAAGAGATGGATGTTCTGCGCGAGATCATTCCGGAAGCGAAAAAGGCATTTCGCGGCACAGATGGCTCCGCCGTGCGCCGGACAACGGACAAGAGCGCGATCACGCCGGATACGCCGGTTCCTTACCGCATGGCCGACCTCCTCGCCCTTGTCGACGAGCGTATCGGACGGCTGGAAGGGCGCGGGGAAAAACCGGTATTGCGTTCCCTGAAGGGCCGCATCCTCTCGGCCATCAACGACACGCGCTATAATTTCATGTTCTCCAGCAATACGATCAGCGATAATATTCTGGAAACGGTGGCGCATATCTTCCGTATTCCCGGAGAAGGCAGGCCGATTTCGGTTTTCCAGCTGTCCGGCATCCCCTCCGAGGTGGTGAACTCGGTGGTTTCCGTCCTCTGCCGCATGTCCTTCGAGCTCGCAGTATTGGCGCGCGGTTCACTGCATATGCTGGTGGTTTGCGAAGAAGCGCACCGTTATGTTCCGGCGGATCCCGAACGTGGCTTTTTCCCCACCCGTCAATCAATCGCCCAGATCGCCAAGGAAGGCCGTAAATACGGCATCTCCCTCGGCGTCATCAGCCAGCGGCCGAGCGAACTGGACCAGACTATCCTGTCTCAGTGCTCGACCGTTTTCGCCATGCGGCTGTCGAACGAGATCGACCAGAAGATCATTCTGTCCGCCGTACCGAATGCATCGACCTCAACCACCAGCTTTTTGTCGTCCATCGGCAATGGCGAGGCCATCGCCTTTGGCGAAGCGGTGGGTGTGCCAATGCGCATGCGCTTCGACCGCGTCCCCACGGCCAAATTGCCGAAGGCAAGCGGCGCGGTCAGCCACACGCCCCATGAAACGCCCGATACGGTCGACCTGAACAGCATCGTCACCCGCATGCGCGCCACGGCCAAACCGGTCATCACCGGTTTTCAGCAAAGTGTCGAGGCAGCCTTTTCCGATCCGCTGGAGCCCATCGCCGGCCTCAAAGAAACAGACGACATGGATCGCTGGAAACGCGAATTGGGGACGGCTGCAACGGAAGGCTACGAGCCTTATCGTCCCGACATGCTGCCCGGACGTGCACCATCAGCGCCGCAGAATCCGCCGACAGAGGCCGACACCGCCTCCGACGCCGTTAACGACCTGCGCAGGGCCGGTTTCCAGATGCAGACGCAGAATGGGCCGCCTCCCGGCGATACACGCCCGTCGCTGAGGGAAAGCCTGCTGAAGAAGCCGCTCGGCAGCCTCTACCGCAAGGACTGA
- a CDS encoding acetolactate synthase 3 large subunit: protein MTDKDNTENSNRMTGAEIVLQALKDNGVEHIFGYPGGAVLPIYDEIFQQEDIQHILVRHEQGAGHAAEGYARSTGKVGVMLVTSGPGATNAVTPLQDALMDSIPLVCLSGQVPTSLIGSDAFQECDTVGITRPCTKHNWLVKDVNELAGIIHEAFRIAQTGRPGPVVVDIPKDIQFATGTYTPPSAAIQQKSYKPKVQGDLNAIHAAIELMSKAKKPIFYTGGGVINSGPEATRLLRELVELTGFPITSTLMGLGAYPASGKNWLGMLGMHGSYEANMTMHDCDVMVCIGARFDDRITGRINAFSPNSKKIHIDIDPSSINKTVRVDVPVIGDVGHVLEDMVRLWRALPKKPEKAQTADWWSQIERWRARNSFAYKNSNDVIMPQYALQRLYEASKGRDTYITTEVGQHQMWAAQFFGFEEPNHWMTSGGLGTMGYGLPAAIGVQVAHPEALVIDIAGDASIQMCIQEMSCAIQYGLPVKIFILNNQYMGMVRQWQQLLHGNRLSNSYTEAMPDFVKLAEAYGAVGMYCDDPKELDDKIAEMIAVNRPVIFDCRVANLANCFPMIPSGKAHNEMLLPDEATDEAVANAIDAKGRQLV from the coding sequence ATGACGGATAAGGACAATACGGAAAACAGCAATCGCATGACAGGTGCGGAGATTGTTCTGCAGGCGCTGAAGGACAACGGCGTCGAGCACATCTTCGGTTATCCTGGCGGTGCCGTGCTTCCGATCTATGACGAGATTTTCCAGCAGGAAGACATCCAGCACATTCTCGTGCGCCACGAGCAGGGCGCCGGCCATGCGGCCGAAGGTTATGCCCGCTCCACCGGCAAGGTCGGTGTCATGCTCGTTACGTCCGGTCCCGGCGCCACCAATGCGGTGACACCGCTGCAGGATGCGCTGATGGATTCCATTCCGCTCGTCTGCCTTTCCGGCCAGGTTCCGACATCGCTGATCGGTTCCGACGCGTTCCAGGAATGTGATACCGTCGGCATCACGCGCCCCTGCACCAAGCACAACTGGCTGGTGAAGGACGTCAACGAGCTGGCAGGCATCATCCATGAGGCCTTCCGCATCGCGCAGACCGGCCGTCCCGGTCCCGTCGTTGTCGATATTCCGAAGGACATCCAGTTTGCCACCGGCACCTACACACCGCCTTCCGCCGCCATTCAGCAGAAGAGCTACAAGCCGAAGGTCCAGGGCGATCTCAATGCCATTCACGCGGCCATCGAACTGATGTCGAAGGCAAAGAAGCCGATCTTCTACACCGGCGGCGGCGTCATCAATTCCGGCCCGGAAGCAACCCGGCTGCTGCGTGAGCTGGTGGAATTGACCGGTTTCCCGATCACCTCGACGCTGATGGGTCTCGGCGCTTATCCGGCCTCCGGCAAGAACTGGCTCGGCATGCTGGGCATGCACGGTTCCTACGAGGCCAACATGACGATGCATGATTGCGATGTCATGGTCTGCATCGGCGCGCGTTTCGACGACCGAATTACCGGTCGTATCAACGCGTTTTCGCCGAATTCCAAGAAAATCCACATCGACATCGATCCGTCGTCGATCAACAAGACGGTTCGCGTTGACGTGCCTGTCATTGGCGATGTCGGCCATGTTCTGGAAGATATGGTTCGCCTGTGGCGCGCCTTGCCGAAGAAGCCGGAAAAGGCGCAGACAGCCGACTGGTGGTCGCAGATCGAGCGCTGGCGCGCCCGCAACTCCTTCGCCTACAAGAATTCCAACGATGTCATCATGCCGCAATATGCGTTGCAGCGTCTTTATGAGGCGTCGAAGGGACGCGACACCTACATCACCACCGAAGTCGGGCAGCACCAGATGTGGGCGGCGCAGTTCTTCGGCTTCGAGGAGCCCAATCACTGGATGACCTCGGGCGGTCTCGGCACCATGGGTTACGGCCTGCCGGCGGCCATCGGCGTTCAGGTTGCGCATCCGGAAGCACTGGTTATCGACATTGCCGGCGATGCCTCGATCCAGATGTGCATCCAGGAAATGTCCTGCGCCATCCAGTACGGTCTGCCGGTGAAGATTTTCATCCTCAATAACCAGTATATGGGCATGGTGCGGCAGTGGCAGCAGCTTCTGCATGGCAACCGCCTGTCCAACTCTTACACCGAAGCCATGCCTGACTTCGTCAAGCTGGCGGAAGCCTATGGCGCAGTCGGGATGTATTGCGACGATCCGAAGGAGCTGGATGACAAGATCGCCGAAATGATCGCGGTCAACCGGCCGGTCATCTTCGATTGCCGTGTTGCCAATCTTGCCAATTGCTTCCCGATGATCCCGTCTGGTAAGGCTCACAACGAGATGCTGTTGCCGGATGAGGCGACGGATGAAGCTGTTGCCAACGCCATCGACGCCAAGGGCCGTCAGCTAGTCTGA
- the ilvN gene encoding acetolactate synthase small subunit has protein sequence MNAHLQPTGSAYFIQKETAAVENHTLSVLVSNEPGVLARVIGLFSGRGYNIESLTVSETEHEAHLSRITIVTRGTPIVLEQIKAQLERIVPVHRVLDLTVRARELGQERPIEREVALIKVAGSGEARAETLRLADAFQAKVVDATVEHFIFEITGKSSKIDQFVAIIKPLGLIEICRTGIAAMNRGSQGM, from the coding sequence ATGAACGCACACCTACAACCCACCGGCTCCGCCTATTTCATCCAGAAGGAAACGGCTGCCGTCGAAAATCATACGCTGTCGGTTCTCGTCAGCAACGAGCCGGGCGTTCTCGCCCGGGTCATCGGCCTGTTTTCCGGCCGGGGCTATAACATCGAAAGCCTGACGGTTTCGGAAACCGAGCATGAGGCGCATCTGTCGCGCATCACCATCGTGACACGCGGCACGCCGATCGTGCTGGAGCAGATCAAGGCGCAGCTGGAACGCATCGTTCCGGTGCACCGGGTTCTCGATCTCACCGTTCGCGCCCGCGAACTGGGTCAGGAGCGGCCGATCGAGCGCGAAGTGGCGCTCATCAAGGTCGCCGGCTCGGGCGAAGCCCGCGCCGAGACGCTTCGCCTTGCCGATGCGTTTCAGGCCAAGGTCGTGGATGCGACGGTGGAGCACTTCATCTTCGAGATCACCGGCAAGTCGTCCAAGATCGACCAGTTCGTGGCCATCATCAAGCCGCTCGGCCTGATCGAGATTTGCCGTACGGGGATTGCAGCGATGAACCGTGGTTCGCAGGGGATGTAA
- a CDS encoding ArsR/SmtB family transcription factor, with the protein MVELSVPHLDTVFHALGDATRRTMLRDLSRGERTVSQLAEPFDISLAAASKHIKALENAGLIRREVRGRTHVCRLAPEPLADAHEWLDFYRQFWNSRLDILEQMLREDDQGKSPANGGNDNG; encoded by the coding sequence ATGGTTGAATTATCTGTTCCACATCTCGACACTGTCTTTCATGCGCTTGGCGATGCGACGCGACGCACGATGCTGCGCGATCTTTCCCGTGGGGAGCGAACGGTGAGCCAGTTGGCCGAGCCGTTCGACATATCGCTCGCGGCGGCATCCAAGCACATCAAGGCGCTGGAAAATGCCGGGCTTATCCGCCGCGAGGTGAGGGGGCGCACGCATGTCTGTCGCCTTGCGCCGGAACCCTTGGCAGACGCGCATGAATGGCTGGATTTCTACCGGCAGTTCTGGAACAGCCGCCTCGATATTCTTGAGCAGATGCTCAGGGAGGATGATCAGGGAAAGTCCCCTGCAAATGGAGGAAATGACAATGGCTGA
- a CDS encoding SRPBCC family protein, with protein MADIAMPDTYGRLVEPTTLKIERLLPGPIDRVWAYLTQSDLRRRWLASGEMRLAPDAPFELVWRNDELSDPPGHRPEGFSEEDRMASRIITVIPPHRLVFSWGEGGEVSIELQALGKDVLLTLVHRRLANRKTRLEVGAGWHAHLDILAARLQEKEPKPFWDSWLGLKEEYEHRIP; from the coding sequence ATGGCTGATATTGCAATGCCTGACACCTATGGCCGGCTCGTCGAGCCGACGACCCTGAAGATAGAACGGCTCCTGCCGGGGCCGATCGACCGGGTCTGGGCCTATCTGACACAAAGCGACCTACGCCGCCGGTGGCTGGCATCCGGTGAAATGCGGCTTGCGCCAGATGCGCCGTTCGAACTGGTCTGGCGCAATGACGAGCTTTCCGACCCGCCGGGCCACCGCCCGGAGGGTTTTTCCGAAGAGGACAGGATGGCTTCGCGCATCATTACCGTTATTCCGCCGCATCGCCTCGTCTTCAGTTGGGGTGAGGGTGGTGAGGTATCGATCGAGCTTCAGGCTCTGGGCAAGGACGTGCTTCTGACACTGGTCCATCGTCGACTGGCCAATCGGAAGACCAGGCTCGAAGTCGGTGCCGGCTGGCATGCGCATCTCGATATTCTCGCTGCGCGTCTCCAGGAAAAGGAACCCAAACCCTTCTGGGACAGCTGGCTGGGGCTGAAAGAGGAATATGAGCACCGCATACCATAA
- a CDS encoding aldo/keto reductase, whose amino-acid sequence MYDDMPSVTLPSGKEVPALGLGTWNMGESRSSAAQEVESIRKAIDLGMSLIDTAEMYADGRSEEVVGSAIAGRRDEVFLVSKVYPWNASARGTIEACERSLARLGTDHLDLYLLHWRGEHPLTETVAAFERLKKDGKIGDWGVSNFDTDDMEALFAVPDGKKCAANQVLYNLSRRGPEFSLLPWCQWHGVPLMAYSPIEQGRILNNHELIRIAKAYQATPAQLALAFLLEREGVIAIPKSANTARVEENRGATDLEITDEDWAALDAAFPPPMRKTPLEML is encoded by the coding sequence ATGTATGACGACATGCCATCCGTCACCCTGCCATCCGGAAAAGAGGTTCCAGCCCTTGGCCTTGGCACCTGGAACATGGGAGAGAGCCGATCATCCGCGGCGCAGGAGGTCGAGAGTATTCGCAAGGCGATCGATCTCGGCATGTCGCTGATCGACACGGCCGAAATGTACGCCGATGGCCGATCCGAAGAAGTGGTGGGCTCGGCAATCGCCGGCCGCCGCGACGAGGTGTTTCTGGTGAGCAAGGTCTATCCCTGGAACGCCAGCGCAAGAGGAACGATTGAAGCCTGCGAGCGGAGCCTCGCAAGGCTCGGCACCGATCATCTCGATCTCTATCTGCTGCACTGGCGCGGCGAGCATCCGCTCACAGAAACGGTGGCGGCTTTTGAAAGGCTGAAAAAGGACGGCAAGATCGGCGACTGGGGAGTCTCCAATTTCGACACCGACGACATGGAGGCGCTTTTCGCCGTTCCAGACGGCAAAAAATGCGCCGCCAATCAGGTGCTCTACAACCTGTCCCGGCGCGGGCCGGAATTTTCGCTTCTGCCCTGGTGCCAGTGGCATGGCGTGCCGCTGATGGCGTATTCCCCGATCGAGCAGGGTCGCATCCTCAACAACCACGAGCTTATCCGCATCGCCAAAGCCTATCAGGCCACACCGGCGCAACTGGCCTTGGCCTTTCTTCTGGAAAGGGAGGGCGTCATCGCCATTCCGAAATCCGCAAACACTGCGCGCGTGGAAGAGAACCGTGGTGCGACAGATCTCGAAATCACTGATGAGGATTGGGCCGCACTAGACGCCGCCTTCCCGCCGCCGATGCGCAAGACACCGCTGGAAATGCTTTGA
- a CDS encoding LysE family translocator, with amino-acid sequence MTVETFVALVLFAFTTSITPGPNNMMLFASGVNFGFRRTIPHMLGIGAGFLSLLIGVGFGLGALLHSVPLLYTGLKFTGGLYLVWIAWKIGTSRSLNEGTAASVPMSFLAAAAFQWVNPKAWVMAVTAMATYTDEGQYLITVLIVGVVFAAVNLPSVSTWAGFGSALRDWLSVPVRLKWFNITMAVLLVVSLWPMLK; translated from the coding sequence ATGACTGTCGAAACCTTCGTTGCGCTGGTGCTGTTTGCCTTCACCACCTCCATCACGCCCGGCCCTAACAATATGATGCTTTTTGCTTCCGGCGTGAATTTCGGTTTCCGCCGCACCATACCGCATATGCTGGGCATCGGGGCGGGGTTCCTCTCGCTGCTGATTGGCGTGGGATTTGGGCTTGGCGCGTTGCTGCACTCCGTGCCCCTGCTTTATACGGGGCTGAAATTCACGGGCGGGCTTTATCTTGTCTGGATCGCGTGGAAGATCGGCACATCCCGCAGCCTGAATGAAGGGACGGCCGCCTCAGTGCCGATGAGCTTTCTTGCCGCTGCCGCCTTCCAGTGGGTCAATCCGAAGGCGTGGGTGATGGCCGTGACGGCGATGGCGACCTATACGGATGAGGGGCAATATCTCATCACCGTTCTGATCGTCGGTGTGGTTTTCGCCGCTGTCAATCTCCCCAGCGTTTCGACCTGGGCGGGCTTCGGCTCGGCGCTGCGCGACTGGCTGTCCGTTCCCGTGCGGCTCAAATGGTTCAACATCACCATGGCCGTCCTTCTGGTCGTCAGCCTCTGGCCGATGCTGAAGTAG
- a CDS encoding anti-sigma factor family protein, with protein sequence MKRPDAITEDDLHAYVDGLLSEDDRAAVEAWLTERPEEQSRVEDWKKQAETLRNTFAAYAASHPHDMSMFTAKKTKPAWQVKSFLLRTAAALLIFTAGTVAGRLLPQSFSTPQDVVLASLPTDIPAQAKSAYLIYASEVRHPVEVGAGEQQHLATWLGKRLGYPFAIPDLSKLGYDLVGGRLIPVSGKPGAMLMYQDKTGRRVTVLIGHNEENRTTSFRMASADGIETFYWIDNELGYAVSAELTRDEVQKIAEECYRQFPA encoded by the coding sequence ATGAAACGGCCAGACGCCATAACCGAAGACGACCTGCACGCCTATGTCGACGGACTTTTGTCCGAGGATGATCGCGCGGCTGTCGAGGCCTGGCTGACTGAAAGGCCGGAAGAGCAGAGCCGCGTGGAGGACTGGAAGAAACAGGCCGAAACCCTGCGAAATACATTCGCCGCCTACGCCGCTTCGCATCCGCACGACATGTCGATGTTTACCGCCAAAAAAACAAAGCCTGCATGGCAGGTGAAATCGTTTCTTCTGCGAACGGCAGCCGCCTTGCTGATCTTCACCGCGGGTACGGTAGCCGGCAGGCTTTTGCCGCAATCCTTCTCCACACCGCAGGACGTGGTGCTTGCATCGCTGCCGACGGATATTCCCGCGCAGGCGAAATCGGCCTATCTCATTTACGCGAGTGAAGTCCGCCATCCCGTCGAAGTCGGAGCCGGAGAGCAGCAGCACCTTGCGACATGGCTCGGCAAGCGGCTCGGTTACCCCTTCGCGATCCCCGATCTTTCCAAACTCGGATACGATCTCGTTGGCGGGCGTCTCATTCCCGTCAGCGGCAAGCCCGGCGCGATGCTGATGTATCAGGATAAGACCGGCCGTCGGGTAACGGTGCTGATCGGCCACAACGAGGAAAACCGCACCACCAGCTTCCGAATGGCCAGCGCCGATGGCATCGAGACCTTCTACTGGATCGACAACGAACTGGGCTATGCCGTTTCCGCCGAACTGACGCGTGACGAGGTGCAAAAGATCGCCGAGGAATGTTACCGCCAGTTCCCGGCCTAG
- a CDS encoding RNA polymerase sigma factor: protein MLALIPMLRRYSRSLSRSDADGEDLLQDCVEKALTNKRQWRGTALKTWAYTIMTNLYRNRHRAEKRHPSESLEGHETIAVADTLGDTLENDRLHGALALLSPEMRAVLMLVTVEGYSYQEAAETLSIPVGTVMSRLSRARETLRQHLAADNIIPLRRPR, encoded by the coding sequence ATGCTGGCGCTGATACCCATGCTGCGGCGTTATTCCCGCAGCCTGTCCCGTTCCGACGCCGATGGCGAAGACCTTCTGCAGGACTGCGTGGAAAAGGCGCTGACCAACAAAAGGCAATGGCGCGGAACGGCCCTGAAAACATGGGCTTACACGATAATGACGAATCTTTATCGCAACCGCCACCGCGCCGAGAAACGTCATCCGTCGGAAAGCCTCGAAGGCCATGAAACCATCGCCGTTGCCGATACGCTCGGCGATACGCTGGAGAACGACCGGCTGCACGGCGCTCTCGCCCTTCTTTCACCCGAGATGCGGGCGGTGCTGATGCTGGTGACGGTGGAAGGTTACAGCTATCAGGAGGCGGCAGAGACATTGTCGATCCCGGTGGGGACCGTCATGTCCAGACTGTCCCGCGCCCGCGAAACCCTTCGCCAGCACCTGGCGGCGGATAATATCATTCCCCTGCGGAGACCACGATGA
- a CDS encoding COG4315 family predicted lipoprotein, giving the protein MSMKIRFIVPALVLAFAGTAYAAPAVETVKTEKGNVLAGEKGMTLYTFKNDKKGVSNCYDKCAVNWPPFFAATGDKAEGAYSVVTRKDGKMQWAKDGMPLYYWAKDMKKGDATGDGMNGVWDAAKP; this is encoded by the coding sequence ATGTCCATGAAGATCCGCTTTATCGTTCCCGCCCTCGTTCTGGCTTTTGCCGGAACGGCCTATGCGGCCCCTGCGGTCGAAACGGTCAAGACCGAAAAAGGCAATGTTCTTGCCGGCGAAAAAGGCATGACGCTCTACACTTTCAAGAACGACAAGAAGGGCGTATCCAATTGCTATGACAAATGCGCGGTGAACTGGCCGCCGTTTTTCGCAGCCACGGGCGACAAGGCCGAGGGAGCCTATTCCGTCGTGACGCGCAAGGACGGCAAGATGCAGTGGGCAAAGGACGGCATGCCGCTTTATTACTGGGCCAAGGACATGAAAAAAGGCGATGCCACCGGCGACGGTATGAACGGTGTATGGGATGCCGCAAAACCCTGA
- a CDS encoding SRPBCC family protein, with product MTDTFNPDLDLKISRIIRAPRWLVWNAWVDKTSLEQWWVPNPGQCRVEKMELFPGGAFETRYSEDGKAFGDHISGCFLAVDHEERLVFTDALTAGFRPSARPFLTAVMSFRDHPEGMEYVAYAMHRNPGDRDRHAEMGFFDGWNTVAEQLAQLVERQAVN from the coding sequence ATGACCGACACTTTCAATCCCGATCTCGATCTGAAGATTTCAAGGATCATAAGGGCGCCGCGCTGGCTCGTCTGGAATGCGTGGGTCGACAAGACCAGCCTCGAACAATGGTGGGTGCCGAATCCCGGCCAATGCCGCGTTGAGAAAATGGAGCTTTTCCCCGGCGGCGCTTTCGAGACGCGCTACAGTGAGGACGGCAAGGCATTCGGCGATCACATAAGCGGGTGTTTCCTGGCGGTGGATCATGAGGAGCGTCTGGTCTTCACCGATGCGCTGACGGCAGGCTTTCGTCCCTCCGCCCGCCCGTTCCTCACCGCCGTCATGAGTTTTCGCGACCACCCTGAAGGTATGGAATATGTGGCCTATGCGATGCACCGAAATCCTGGGGATCGCGACAGGCACGCCGAGATGGGTTTCTTTGACGGCTGGAACACGGTTGCGGAGCAGCTGGCGCAGCTTGTTGAAAGGCAGGCGGTGAATTGA
- a CDS encoding ATP-dependent DNA helicase produces the protein MLFSPQQDEALKAVSRWLKEGRTPVFRLFGYAGTGKTTLAKHFAENVDGEVLFAAFTGKAAQVLRSRGATNARTIHSLIYRPRGEETVEDEETGKTSIAPMFSINRQSPLAKAALIIIDECSMVDEQLGKDLMSFGTPILVLGDPGQLPPVSGGGFFTEQEPDYLLSEIHRQAKDNPIIHLAMDVREGREIMRGDYGAAQVISKSEVTQSLVLDADQVLVGTNRTRRRYNQRLRELKGFSADYPQSGDKLVCLRNDPAKGLLNGSLWQVMSSSRETVKPGINLMIRPEDDDMDRGAAKIKLLKAAFEDVETEIPWSTRKRYDEFDFGYALTVHKAQGSQWNNVVLFDESYAFRDSRERWLYTAITRAAETLTIVR, from the coding sequence ATGTTATTTTCACCGCAACAGGACGAAGCGCTCAAGGCTGTTTCCCGCTGGCTGAAGGAAGGCCGGACGCCGGTTTTTCGGCTGTTCGGTTATGCCGGAACCGGCAAGACGACGCTTGCCAAACATTTTGCGGAAAATGTCGATGGGGAAGTGCTGTTTGCGGCTTTCACCGGCAAGGCGGCGCAGGTGCTGCGGTCGCGCGGGGCGACCAACGCCCGCACCATCCATTCGCTGATCTATCGCCCGCGCGGTGAAGAAACGGTGGAAGATGAGGAAACCGGCAAGACATCCATCGCGCCGATGTTCTCCATCAACCGCCAGAGCCCGCTTGCCAAGGCGGCGCTCATCATCATCGACGAATGTTCGATGGTGGACGAGCAGCTCGGCAAGGATCTGATGAGTTTCGGCACGCCCATCCTCGTGCTTGGCGATCCTGGGCAGTTGCCGCCGGTTTCAGGCGGTGGTTTCTTCACCGAGCAGGAGCCGGATTATCTGCTGTCGGAGATCCATCGTCAGGCCAAGGACAATCCCATCATTCACCTTGCCATGGATGTGCGGGAAGGCCGCGAGATCATGCGCGGCGATTACGGCGCTGCACAGGTGATCTCCAAGTCCGAGGTGACGCAGTCGCTCGTGCTCGATGCCGATCAAGTGCTTGTCGGCACCAACCGCACCCGCCGCCGTTATAACCAGCGGCTTCGCGAGCTGAAGGGTTTTTCGGCAGATTATCCGCAATCCGGCGACAAGCTGGTTTGCCTGAGGAACGATCCGGCCAAGGGCCTGCTGAACGGTTCGCTGTGGCAGGTCATGAGTTCATCGCGCGAAACGGTGAAACCCGGCATCAACCTGATGATACGGCCCGAAGACGACGATATGGATCGCGGCGCGGCCAAGATCAAATTGCTGAAGGCCGCGTTCGAGGATGTTGAGACCGAAATTCCGTGGTCCACCCGCAAGCGTTATGACGAGTTCGATTTCGGCTATGCACTGACCGTGCACAAGGCGCAGGGTTCGCAGTGGAACAATGTGGTTCTCTTCGATGAGAGCTATGCCTTCCGCGATTCGCGCGAAAGGTGGCTATATACCGCCATTACCCGCGCGGCGGAGACACTGACCATCGTTCGCTGA